The bacterium region TCAGCGGCTGTTTCCTCCTGTGTTTTTTCCGGCTTCTTATCCGATTTGCAGCAAATCAGGGAAAGAGAAAGAACAATTAGGATGATAAATCTCACTATTCTAAGTATAGCAGGAGCCACCCCATGAAACCCGGAAACCCTCATTTCTTGGCGTCCTTGGCGCCCTGGCGGTTAATTCTCAATCCAAAATACGCCTCCTTTCCGTATAAAAGCTAGCGGCAAACGCCGTAAAAAGGAGGAACAAATGCGAACGAAGATTTTTCTTTTAGGCCTCGTTGGAATGGCGCTAGCGCTGTGCTTCGCCACTCCCACCGTAGCCTCAAGCCATCGGGAGGCTCAAGCTATTCTCGAGGACCCTGCCGTCGACAACACCGACATGTATGCATGGGTATCGGATGGCGACCATTCGAAACTTTACCTGACAGCCGGCTATAACGGATTGCATGAACCTGGACAGGGGAACCAGCAAACACGGTTAGGCTGTAACGTTCTTTACGAGTTTCACATCTCGAGAGGAATTGGTTCTCTCGATGATGAAGTAACTTATCAAATTAAGCTCAATTGTGGAAAACCAACACGCGTCGATATTACGGATCTCAGTTTGCCTCCGGGGGGCGGCAAGGAACTTCTTGTACAGCTGAGCGGGCAGCAAATCACTTATACAGTCACAAAAATTGCGGGGGGACAGAGAAGCGTGATCGGCAACAACTGCAGGATGGCACCACCCAATGTTGGTCCGGCCACGGACCGGATCGCTTATGGTCTGGGACCATTCACGGGATATGATGGGAACAATCCCAGCCAGTTTGAAGATGGACTCTACAACAAAGAGTTCGTCCAAAGTTTCATCTGCGATATGGGTTCTGAAGGACGCGCTTTTGTGGGTGTCATGGATGATGCATATCAACTGGATGAAAAAGGAATTTTCGATATTCTCAACCTGGCAAATTTTCCGGGCGGCCGCAGATCTAAAGGGGAAGATGTATTTGCCGGTTTCAATTTAAATGTAATGGCTCTCGAAGTGCCCACCACCACAGTTTTGGGAGGTCCGATCCCGCATAACGGAACTTGTGGTGACGATACACTTCTTTCCGTCTGGGCTTCTGCAAGCCGCAGAAAAAACCGGACTCTAAAGAAAAGTGGAATGGACACAGAAAGAGGTCCATGGGTGCAGGTGGGACGTCAAGGTTTACCCCTTGTTAACGCCGGATTGATTGGAACTCAAGATCAGACCAAGTTTTTGCGAACAACTCCTTTGACGGACGTTGCCAATTTCGCAGGCTACTTCTTGAATCCTATTCTGGTACGTGATATCGAATTTCTTGGACTCTATCGCGCACTTGGCGTACCTCAAGCAACAGTCGACACCCTGAAAAGTGGACGCGTGGATATTTTGCAAGTAATCAACCTGGACAATATACCCGCAGCAGGTTGTCACCATGTTCCGATTGAGGCTGGTAAAACTGGAGACGTGCTCCGTCTTGACGTTGCAACGGACTCTCAGTTTCCCAACGGCCGAAAGATTGGCGGTGGGGCAACACCGAAAGACACTCAGGTTGATGTAAGTGACGTCATCATTAGCCTAATCCTTGTCGGCAACCCCGCTGCAGGCATAGGCGACAGTGTGAACCAAAATGACCGGTCTTACCTTACCGAATTTCCGTTTTACGCTTTGCCGCATCAAGGTCTGAACGGAGGCCATGGAAAACCGGCTCCATAAATAGAAATTACAGCAGCTTAAGTGCGGGGATTCGGAATCTTGTTCCGGATCCCCGTGCCGCTCACCCAAAATACTCACTCTCCCCGCCCTTGACAAATTGCACAGACACCTTTAACTCTTAACCCTCAGTACTCTAATGGAGGAACTATGAAAAAAGTGTCTATCACTTCAGTCGGACTCCTTTTTCTGTTCGTCACGACTGTCTTTGCAGCCGATACGTTCGCGCCGGATAAAGACCACAGTCAGGTGACCTTTACGACGCAGCATCTTGTGATCAGTAAAGTCAGTGGAAGATTCAAAGAGTTTGATGCCGTCGTTGCTTATGATCCCAAAGATATTTCAAACTCCAGCTTGAATGGGACGATCAAAACTGCAAGTCTGTCAACGGACAATGAAAAACGAGACACGCATTTAAAAAGCCCGGATTTTTTTGATGTGCAAAAATACCCTGAAATCACTTTCGCAAGCAAAAAAACAGAGAAAAAGGGAAATGAGATCTGGTTAACCGGAGATTTAACGATCCGCGGCGTGACAAAAAGCATTTCTTTCCCGGTAACGATTGTTGGGCCCGTAAAGGATCCATGGGGAAACTCAAGACTCGGAGTCGAGGCATCCCTAAAATTGAATCGTCAGGACTTCGGAGTTTCCTGGAATAGTCCTCTCGAAGGGGGTGGCTTTGTTGTGGGTGATGAAGTTGTCATCAAAATTGACTCTGAGCTTGTCCAGCAAGTACCTAAAAAGTAGTTTCGCGATTTATCGCGCCTTCTGTAGTATCATAGGACGTTTTGGAGAGATTCTAGTGAAACACCTGATTCTATTATTGTCCCTTCTTCTGCTGCTGATAGCGAAAGATTCAGAAGCTTACATCGATCCTGGCAGTGGAAGTTATGTCCTGCAGTTGCTCGTTGCGAGTTTCTTCGCCGTCCTCTTTACTTTGAAAATGTTTTGGCGAAACATCAAAGCCTTCTTCTCCAGGACCGGCGGGAATAAGAACGAAAGTGCCGGCAGTGAGCAAAGTTAATCCTGCTTCTTTTCGAGATCCTAGCGGCTTCGTTTTTACCAGTGAAGGAATTCTATACCGGCAGGTTCAACAGAGCTATCAAGAACATTATGAGCGCCTGATTCAATCAGGGCTGTATGAGGATCTAATTCGCTCAAAATTCCTGCTCCCTCATGAGGAAACCGATCTCAACCTCGCTTTGAATGGTTCCGCTTATAAGATTCTGAGGCCCGAGCTGATTCCCTTTCTTTCCTATCCTTACGAGTGGTCCTTCAGCCAATTAAAGGATGCAGCTCTCACAACGCTGGAGATACAAAAGGCAGCTTTTCTGAAAGGAATGATGTTAAAAGACGCAAGCGCGTTTAACTTTCAGTTCCTGCAAGGCAAGCCGGTAATGATTGATACGCTTTCCTTTGAAGTGTACAAGCAGGGGGAACCATGGATTGCCTACCGGCAGTTCTGCCAGCATTTCCTGGCGCCACTTGCATTAATGTCGACCCGGGATGTGCGTTTGAATCAGCTTTTCCGTATTTATATAGATGGTCTTCCGTTGGATTTAGCGTCAGGTCTTCTTCCTTTTCGCACGCGGTTCAAACCGTCTCTTTTCACGCACATCCACCTTCATGCAAGAAGTCAAAAGCGTTATGCAACAAAAATTGTGAAGAAAGATCAATACAAAATCAGCGCATTCCAATTGAGGGCACTCATCGATAGTCTCGAATCTGCAATTCGCAGTCTGGAATGGAAAGCGGAAGGCACGGAGTGGGGCGACTATTACGATAGCACGAACTATAAGGAAGGCTCATTTGAACATAAGAAAACCACTGTGGAAAACTATCTCAAGGAAACAAATCCGAAACTGCTTTGGGATTTGGGAGCGAACACTGGAATTTTTAGCCGTCTTAGCTCGAACCGGGATATTCAGACAATCGCATTTGACATCGACCCTGTTGCGGTCGAAAAAAATTACCGGCAGGTAAAAGCAAAGGAAGAAACGCACCTCCTACCCCTGATTCTGGACCTGACCAACCCTAGTCCTTCGATCGGATATGAAAACCGCGAGAGATTGTCCCTGGAGGAAAGA contains the following coding sequences:
- a CDS encoding DUF4331 domain-containing protein: MRTKIFLLGLVGMALALCFATPTVASSHREAQAILEDPAVDNTDMYAWVSDGDHSKLYLTAGYNGLHEPGQGNQQTRLGCNVLYEFHISRGIGSLDDEVTYQIKLNCGKPTRVDITDLSLPPGGGKELLVQLSGQQITYTVTKIAGGQRSVIGNNCRMAPPNVGPATDRIAYGLGPFTGYDGNNPSQFEDGLYNKEFVQSFICDMGSEGRAFVGVMDDAYQLDEKGIFDILNLANFPGGRRSKGEDVFAGFNLNVMALEVPTTTVLGGPIPHNGTCGDDTLLSVWASASRRKNRTLKKSGMDTERGPWVQVGRQGLPLVNAGLIGTQDQTKFLRTTPLTDVANFAGYFLNPILVRDIEFLGLYRALGVPQATVDTLKSGRVDILQVINLDNIPAAGCHHVPIEAGKTGDVLRLDVATDSQFPNGRKIGGGATPKDTQVDVSDVIISLILVGNPAAGIGDSVNQNDRSYLTEFPFYALPHQGLNGGHGKPAP
- a CDS encoding YceI family protein → MKKVSITSVGLLFLFVTTVFAADTFAPDKDHSQVTFTTQHLVISKVSGRFKEFDAVVAYDPKDISNSSLNGTIKTASLSTDNEKRDTHLKSPDFFDVQKYPEITFASKKTEKKGNEIWLTGDLTIRGVTKSISFPVTIVGPVKDPWGNSRLGVEASLKLNRQDFGVSWNSPLEGGGFVVGDEVVIKIDSELVQQVPKK
- a CDS encoding SAM-dependent methyltransferase, which encodes MSKVNPASFRDPSGFVFTSEGILYRQVQQSYQEHYERLIQSGLYEDLIRSKFLLPHEETDLNLALNGSAYKILRPELIPFLSYPYEWSFSQLKDAALTTLEIQKAAFLKGMMLKDASAFNFQFLQGKPVMIDTLSFEVYKQGEPWIAYRQFCQHFLAPLALMSTRDVRLNQLFRIYIDGLPLDLASGLLPFRTRFKPSLFTHIHLHARSQKRYATKIVKKDQYKISAFQLRALIDSLESAIRSLEWKAEGTEWGDYYDSTNYKEGSFEHKKTTVENYLKETNPKLLWDLGANTGIFSRLSSNRDIQTIAFDIDPVAVEKNYRQVKAKEETHLLPLILDLTNPSPSIGYENRERLSLEERGPADTVLALALLHHLAISNNVPLARVAEYFSRLCRWLVIEFVPKSDSQVQRLLATRQDIFPSYRQDAFETEFGNFFAIKDSTRINDSERTVYLMQKKKV